Part of the Candidatus Omnitrophota bacterium genome, CTTGGATTATATGATATGGGAACTTCAATTATTTTTATACCCTTCTTGGCAATTTTGGCGGTAACCTCAGGACAAAATTCAAATCCTATGCAATTTAGCTTCATCTGTTTTAGAACCTCCGACTTAAAGACCTTATAGCAGGTAGGCTCATCAGAAATCTTAATTCCGTAAAGAAAATTGGCAATATTTGTTATCAACTGCCCCCCCCAATAATACCGCAGATGTTTTGTCTTATTCGATTCAAATTGCCTCTTTCCGTAGACAACCTCTGCTTCACCTGAAATTATGGGTTTAATTAACGATAAATAATCCTGCGGGTTATATTCTAAGTCGGCATCCTGGATTATCATTATATCCCCTTTGGCATAAAACAGCCCTAATCTTATGGCAGCCCCCTTACCGATATTAATCGGGTGGTGATATACTCTTATCTCTCTATCATTTAGATTATTCAAAATTTCTATGGTCCCATCATTCGAGCCGTCATCAACAATTATTATTTCTTTATTAATAGGCACCTTCTTTATCTCTTTGATAATATTCAGGATGTGATCCTTTTCATTGTAAACAGGCATAATCACCGACAAACAGATATTATCTTTTTTAATCATTTATCTTTACGGGTTTTAGATTCTCGATATAATTCAAGGCTTGTCTAAAAAGAACAAATACATCCTTTAATGATTTCCTGGTAGGCATTATCCGCCATTTAAAACAATAACCGTACCATCCGTAAAAAATATAATAATAAAACCCGTGGAAAGGGAGTTTTATCAAAAACTTAATTATCGGGAACAAAAATGGGAATTCCACTGCAACGCCAAATAGCTTCTGGAAATTTTGTAACTGCCTTCTTTCTCTTTTTGAGAACCTGAACACCGTTTCTGTTTTGTTGCTCGTCGGAACATTATCGTAATCGCCCTCATAAAAATTATTCTTTATGGCATACTCCGCGATGGAGGTTTTGGGATAAGGATATAAAAGCGAAGAAATCGCAAGGCTTGGCTTATATTTAATATTCAATTTATAAGTCTCTAAGTCTGCTTTTAAAGGGTCTTTTACCGGCAAGGCATTCAGGTTCAAAGTGGCGACATTTATCCCGCTTTTCTTTAATGTATAAATGGCATTTAATACCTGCTCGTTAGATAAATTTCTCCTCAATACTCTCTGGCTGATCTCCTCATCGCCGCATTCAACCCCTATGCAAACAGAATGGCATCCTGCGTCTTTTAGCAGCTTTACGGTATCATTATTTACAAAATTTGCCCTTACATTACAGTTAAAAGGAAGATTTATTTTATGCCTATACATCTCTGAGAATTCAGCCAACCAATTTTCCGGGGCCATAGGAAACGTATCGTCATTAATCCAGACAAACTCCAGGGGATAATCCTTTTTTACTCTCGCGATCTCTTCAATAAAATAACCTACGCTTTTTCTTCTAATAATCGTACCCTTATCTCTATAAATAGTATTATACTGTTCATTAAAGCAGTATGTACATTTAAACGGGCAACCCCTCCCCGATAAAAATAGCTTAACTTTATTGTTTTTTAGAAAAAGATCGTC contains:
- a CDS encoding glycosyltransferase family 2 protein, which produces MIKKDNICLSVIMPVYNEKDHILNIIKEIKKVPINKEIIIVDDGSNDGTIEILNNLNDREIRVYHHPINIGKGAAIRLGLFYAKGDIMIIQDADLEYNPQDYLSLIKPIISGEAEVVYGKRQFESNKTKHLRYYWGGQLITNIANFLYGIKISDEPTCYKVFKSEVLKQMKLNCIGFEFCPEVTAKIAKKGIKIIEVPISYNPRSMKDGKKIRWFDGLKAIYVLLKYKFTD
- a CDS encoding radical SAM protein, coding for MKIIFIIQDTLISEYIGAMGIASVLKESGHQVDLLRTKRDHVSKIISRLRALNPDILAYSIMTGEHAYYLSLNKQIKKEVKAFSIFGGAHPTFFPEMINSEGVDAVCVGEGEYPMLDLANSIEKRLPINEIKNLWIKEGEKVYKNDVRQALENLDELPFPDRNFIYKDDLFLKNNKVKLFLSGRGCPFKCTYCFNEQYNTIYRDKGTIIRRKSVGYFIEEIARVKKDYPLEFVWINDDTFPMAPENWLAEFSEMYRHKINLPFNCNVRANFVNNDTVKLLKDAGCHSVCIGVECGDEEISQRVLRRNLSNEQVLNAIYTLKKSGINVATLNLNALPVKDPLKADLETYKLNIKYKPSLAISSLLYPYPKTSIAEYAIKNNFYEGDYDNVPTSNKTETVFRFSKRERRQLQNFQKLFGVAVEFPFLFPIIKFLIKLPFHGFYYYIFYGWYGYCFKWRIMPTRKSLKDVFVLFRQALNYIENLKPVKIND